Part of the Paenibacillus guangzhouensis genome is shown below.
GGAATAGATTTTGACTTTTATGACCCAAGCGGAAACATGCTAGTGGCGCATTCCAAATCTACTTTTGAAGAATAGATCCACAGATCCTATCCACAAAAGATGGGAGAATTGCTCCTTGGCTAACGATTCCTTATGCCAGAACGAAAATCCGCAGTGGAGCGTATTAACGCACTTAAGTTAATGCATCATGACATTGATTCATATTGGATACCGAAGACGCGGCTGCCGACATGGATCGGCAGCCGCGTTGCGTTAAAGGGCAGTTTAATGGAGCTCTAAACACACGTAGGTCTGAGGTCAATAATTCTTCGAGTAAGCAATATGTGGCCCTAACCTTTGCGATCAATGCTGATTAAATTCTTTTATTTAATTGTTATATCTCCAGAAGTTGTTTGGAGTTGCATATTAAATGAGCCATCCCCCGTTTGTCCCTGTAATTTTCTGTTGCTTTCCTGACGATTATCCAACGGAATAGCTACAGATCGTCTTCCACTACCAGATTGTAAAAACCAGTTTATATTAGAGAACTTGTCTGCGAGATTTAAAAGAATATTACCGCTTTTGACAGAAACATTTATGTCACTATTTATTTTTAAGTAGTCTAGCGATATATTTCCGCTAGTTCCCGTAATATCGAGTTTTCGTGTACTCAGATTTCTTATCTTAACGTTGCCTGAAGAGCCATCAATTGTTACTTTTCCCTCATAATGGGTCGGAATACGGATAGATAGCTGAGGCATTTTCCCGATATTTAACATGCGTCTAATATCACTCTTCAGCCGAATTTTGACTTTTTGATTCCCTTCGTCAATAACGATTCCCGGTCCATTATGATTCATGAGTAAGGAAGCTTCAAGTGATTCAATATTCGCTGATTCTACTATTACTGTTGTGCTGCCATGGTCAATATGGAGGATATCCACTTCCTTTAGTGAAATCGTTCGCATATCTTCTTTTTCTTCATGATTACTACAGGCACTAAGAAAAAGCATACCCATGAAAAGAAGACAAACGTAATATTTATTCATATCACATCACCTCTTGATAATTGTATTGTGAAAATAATTATATAAGATTACGTTGCGTCAACATCAAGCTATTGCCGACTTTTTATGGGAGAAAT
Proteins encoded:
- a CDS encoding DUF4097 family beta strand repeat-containing protein, which codes for MNKYYVCLLFMGMLFLSACSNHEEKEDMRTISLKEVDILHIDHGSTTVIVESANIESLEASLLMNHNGPGIVIDEGNQKVKIRLKSDIRRMLNIGKMPQLSIRIPTHYEGKVTIDGSSGNVKIRNLSTRKLDITGTSGNISLDYLKINSDINVSVKSGNILLNLADKFSNINWFLQSGSGRRSVAIPLDNRQESNRKLQGQTGDGSFNMQLQTTSGDITIK